AATTTCGAAAATTACATGATATACCcgaatatataatagtatatatttacTCCATAAATAGTCAACCAAAGCTAGCTCTCTGCATTtcgtatttatataatattttacgtACGTACTTTGTTTTGGGACCGGAATTATGGTTTTTCTATaagtactatttttttaattgtctaAAACATATTCGTTACTTTTCCAGATTGGAGCTAATTTGATCGAAATTACGTCATTAAACTGCGGCCGCCACTTAATTAGTATTGGCTggaaggttaaaaaaaaaaataataggaataaattatatatatatatatatatatatttccctaTTGTATGACATGatgattgatatataaataaaaaatataattaatcttCTAATCACTTGATCATTTCAAGTTAAGAAAAAGGGATAGGGTATGTTTGGAttgtgagatgagaattttttatttcagataaaattaaatttaaaatattattttttaatgttattattattttaatacttaaaaaagttgaattgaaattttaaaaaattaatttttttattatattttatataaaattaaaaaaaatatatatatataatatgaagcCTCATACCACTTCTCAatcctatatattatataataaaaatattttaagataaaataactCGTTACGTGAGCCGCGCGAGTGTGATCGAAGAGTTTCAAGCGTGCCTACTTCTTACCGTCCAGCGTGCATGCAACTTGGGTCCAGATACAAAGAGCTCTCAAGTAGCTAGGGGAAAACATGCATCATGTGCagcatttattttgtttttcctgaTGCTTTAGGAGCCTGCATCTGCATGCAGGTAGGTGGGGGCAAGCTGGGGCAAGGGACTATCAAGAGTCGGAAGAGATCAAGTGCCTAGGGAGTCTGCATTAGTACTTGCTTTATTCATTAGAAAATAAACATCCTTTTGTTTTGGGGTAATATTACAGGAGTCTGCAGGAAGGAGTACTTGTACTCTTCATTAGTCTTTTGATATTGAACCGATCTTCATTAATTTTAGTTCGATCCTGATTATGATCTCATTCATGCTGCGtacttatttatgattttattacgtataaataaaattgtatattaatttacgtatcaatattatttttttatatttaaaatttaaattagtattatttttaataaaatttattttttaatcaatcacattaaattaatatatatattaatgtgtagttatacttacaactagattttttacttattttaaatacaaactaaatttttcacttattttaaatacaaaattcctGAAAACATCTTTATATGGgagattcaaaattttttcgtATACTAATACTACAGTACTACTGCTGTATAATGACCCGTACGTGTTTAATTGAGGCGCGCAGCATATTTCTCTGTGCAGAACAAAGCTACAACTTGCAAATGAAGCCAATATCCTACGAAATTAagctcgtttggttatacagatcagatgaaataaaataagatattttaaataataataaaaatttttatttaagataaaataagataatttgtaaatatatatatatatatatatttagatgatgagataaaataggataattttaactttttgaaatttgataaaagGGTGAGTCTCACTAATGatggaaaattatttaagaatTATTGAGTAatagttatgaatatattaataaaaaaaataatatttatgagtaattaaaaaattatgtataaatattttatttaaattttaaaatggccGAAATTACTCTATaatcctaaaaaataaaatttctttttaaaatatattagtctaattatgacttatttattttttttctatataggaaattcaattttttttgagttataaattaaaacattattctaattatgatttatttatttttttatatatagaaaattcgAAATTTGAATGGCGTTGGTCTTGGCCGGGGAGAAAATGGGTTTGGGCGTTGATAATGAAGACGGTGATTTCAAAATgagaacgaaaaaaaaaaaaaaaaaagacacaggAGGATGACTGCTTTAAATGCTTTTTACTgtgtttttttactttttactgtttttttatcatcagtttttaatattattatggcATTTGTTGAAAACTGTGGAGATCTAGAAGTTTGATCAATTGTTTGGTTACTAAAATCATTTTTCGTACAGATCGAACATCTCATCTGGCTAAACAAACCAGGTTTGAAGTTAGGCCAACCCGCAGGTTACGTCAAAGTAAATTCTCTTTGTCGACACTCAAAACTAATCTGTGTACTTTTTCGAACTCTGCCAAAATTAATCTTAGTATTATCAGATCAAACAAATCCCCTATGCTTAATGCTGTCAAATCAAAACAGGCAGACGGCCCTACTTTTCAAAAGATTATGCAGCACCATCGGAATCTTACTACTAATGCCACCATGAGGCCAGCGGCGCAGATCATGATTAGAATGTTACGACTTTTAAGgattatttagaaaaaagagCGGTGCTATTCAACCGCTAggcgtttttcttttttttttttactttttttttaatatatttaatatttttaaaaaataaaaaaacattttatcaaCAATGAGAATCCAAATTTTGGAGAAGTAAGTACAGTTTTGATGGCCATCGAATAAGTAAAAAAACAaggaatagaaaaattattcattGGAGAGGACTCAAGTATCACCATCCAGGCAATTAGTAATTCCGGTCATATTCTGGATTAGACCATGTACCCAATTATCAATCATATCAACTATCATCTTTATTCCTTTAAAGActgaaatgtgaaaaaaattcaTCGATCTTTAAATCAATATGCACATAATCTCGCATAATGGATAGTGGAGATGAAAGCCTTTGGTAACATCCCTTTAATCCAAATCTCTCCCTTTTTATTGaatttctataataaaaaaGACCCACCCCTATGTATAATTATCCCCTTCTAACTTTGTAAATTTTAGTTgccttttaatatattatacaaatcttgctcaaaaaaaaaaaaaaagagaataaaaaaaaaattcgtgaCCAAAAGTCACTTTGAAACGACAAGGAGAGAAGACAcagtagtatttttttaaaaaaattaaataaaaaatattataaaattaaaaaatattttctattattatcttTAATCTTTCTATATTACACGGATGGTTTTGATCATGGCAAACTATAACAGAAGTAATGCCAAATAAGTGATGATTCAAAACCATATAACAGCATGCGTACCGCAGGAAACACGCACAGATACACAGAAAgtcagaaagaaaaagaaagtaattaattaagagtAATTAGCGAATGTAATACGGAAGCAATTAGCCTGATGCGCTGCTCCAAACTTGCTTTTTCAGAGGAAACGACAGTACTCAAGAAAGTGCATAATCGCgtaattaaataaatgaacGACGCAATTTTAGAATCTGGCCGATCGAGTCCATGGAAAAGCTTACATAACTGGACAAGCGGCTAATTCAGTTGAAACCTTGACGTTCTCAAAATAATGTAAGAGAAGAACcactaaaaaagaaagaaaaaactacaTATATTTGTCTTTTGTTGCTTCTTACATCTCCATGCCAGAGCCTATGATCATCGCTatatgtaaataaataataaactatttgTCTTTTGTTGTTTCTGAACGTTGTGGCTAAAGCAACCTCGACTCATACATGAGCCGCGGCTAAGATTGCCTTTGCTATCTCTAGAACATGAAGAAAGAACATCCCAGCAGATACAGGAACACTCAACGTAACGACTGCAGCCATCCCCAGCGCCAAACTTGGCCTAATACTCATCAAATAAGACTGCAACTGCCCTATTACTTCGCAAACATCCTCATCATAATGCCTATAATATTGTTTCTCCCACTCCATCCAGTTCGATGGTGGCTCGGCCTGACTCGTCTCTGAAATCTTCATCTCCCTGATGCGCATTCGCAGCACGATCATGTTCTCGTCCACGAGCCGACCCCCATAATCTCGTCCATTTCTTTCTGATCTACCTGCATTCACTGTCAGCCCAACTTGTTTTCTCCGGCAATTAGGTGATGGCAACGATATAACAGGCCGCCACGGATGCAGGGCGGCGGCGGATGAAACTCTGGTTGCTTCCATTGATGCAGTTTCTAGCAGCTAGTAGCGAGAGCTTATAACGTAACTCAAGCAAATTAATGATCGATCAGCTAGCTTGTGTGATTGCGAAATATATGAAGTACTTGTTAATTTTTCTTTGGCTAATGAAGAAAATATATACCATATGGGAAACTAAGCGTGAAAGGAAggaatatatatacacttataGATCACGTATAAGGGATATTGTAGAAAGGTTACGTGACAAAACATAAGACGTATAGATTGTTATCGATCGAGGAAGCTCCTATATATATTGCCTAAACCGTGTGGAGATTGACGTCTAGTGGCATAAATGGCAACGCGTCTCACTGTGTGATACGTGTATCGTGTGGTGCGTGTGTTTTTGTATACTTGGAGACGAAGGTTCGGTTAATTAATTAGCAACAATTAAAATAGTACGCCCACTAAAGAAATAGTGACACGTCTGATAACTTTTTGGAAGCTGCGTTGAGGACACTAATTGGGACTCggtcatatatatttttttatctcctTACTTAGCATATACCATCAGTTTCATTGGCGGTTTCCAAATTAAACAGTACCACGTACGAATGaaaagatatgaaaaaaaatggatgaGGTCAGGCTCGTTCTTTTCTGTGCATTTCCTTATGGCTTTCCTATTGGATCTCCCCTTACGGTaagaattaatttaattattcatGTTAGCCCTTGgccttgatttttttaatattcgttTCTTGTTTATATATAAGAGTCTATGAATTATTTGTAAGCTTTAGATTAATCAGTAGTACTAGATCTATATTGCCATTTGATGCCTGAAAAAAGCTCAACTGATCATCCGCTAGGTTGGTTTTTATAAGCAATGACGGCTTAATATAAATTGAGGTTTAAGGCGAAATTTAAGtattcataattataatacaataaaatatataaattattatataaaatattttcaagattttcaacaatgacattttatttaaaacctttaaataaagtttttttttttaatttatatttaatacaacaaCTTAAATGAGGCCTCAATGTAAATTTTGTGTCTTAATTTGACAAGatcttaaaaaaagtatttaaaatataaataagtcattgtattaaatattaaatttagtattatgggACCTTccacacattgaaaaaaaattttaaaaaatcaaaagtttatttaatgaaatggtttttctttttctattttttttttcaaaaaagaatttgaaaaaaacacacctcattttaatttttggagGCCTTATATAGGGTGGAAGTCTTAGGCAATGACTTTACCATTGAACCAGCCCTGTTCATGAGATTAACTTCTTCTAAAATGTCTACTTATAAGATTTTCATGACTTTTTCCTTGGATGCTTGTGACCGTATGATAAATGTTGTAGGTATATATAATAGAACGATGCTACATCTACAGAGAAACTACACCGAAGGTGGCCAttgaaaaggcaaaaaaaaaaatattcattttttatctgtatttttttaatatatttaaatattttttaaaaaaattataatattatttaaaaataatttcttaatcactaagtaaaaaaatatatattaaaaaaaaataaaaaatacaatcgGTGGCCACTTTATGCGGATAAAGCATTATCctatataatattctaaaaattggatttggacgTTTATATCTCTGTTTAATGGACTTTTATACTACACCTGTGACTCATGAATAGTCATTTACTCTCCATCGGACCATCACTATTAAAATTCGGAGGCCACTCTGTAGGGACGATACAAAGGTTCGTAGGTACGTAGTCCTCTCTCTTCCCTTTAAAACCCATTCCTCAGATGCAGATAGATTGGATGTCAAGGCCCGGCCTGTTGATCCACAGCTAAGGATTAAAGGGCTACCCAAACCACGCACTGACACCGACACCCATTAAACCATGAGCCGGGCTATTATGCCTGCCAGCTGTTACTATTGAATATGccgtttagaattttttttatatttttttaaaatatttaaatagttttaaaaaattaaaaaatatatcaatatatttaaaatcacttccttaatcattaaatttaaaaaaaaaaaaattgatgagagGTCAATAGAAGTAGTGCATTTGGTGCGGTAAAGTAGTTTTATTCTTAAACCATTATATACACACATGTTCATGCCACCGCAGCATGACATTTTGTTACAAGCCGACTGCTTATTatcatatttatcatcatttgttGGTAAAATTAATGTGTTTGCTAACACTTCCAGTAGTGTCGTTATCTATTTCGATCCGTTCAAATTGATGATTAtttggatgatcaagacaaTTATTTCGGTTTCTTCATTTTACCAATCGATGGGGGGGAAGTGAAATTGATAAATCATACCAGCAATTTTCAGGCAAAGCTAGCccttatttatattcaaatatagCAGCCAGCTTCAGGTATGGTGGGTAAGAAGATATTCTAGCCAAAACCCAAAGCATCTCATACATTTGACCCTAGAAATAAGTCAATAActtcttctttatctttttttttttttttttttttttttgtattttaaataagtcTAGCTATATCTTCCACATTCAAGCATTAAAAAAACCTCCTATGGTACGTCCATGCAACATATAAAGAGCCTGAAATTATTTAGTAAGGCATATCAAAGAACATGATCAAATAATGCTCCATTCAAAGAATCTTGCCATTCCCAATAAAAAGATGGGGAACATGCAGTGAAATATACAATATACAAAAATCTATGATGATGATCGGTATTTACATATATGGGTCGATAACTACTGCAAGAATTAACCAAATCAAACGTGATGAACGGCGGAGAAGAACCCATTAGCCACCTCCATCAAACGAAGCAGAATCATGACCGTCGTAGTCGGGACACCCAACGTGACGAGTGCAAGCAACCCAAGAGCCAAACTAGGCCTAGTGTTCATCAAATATGATTGCAGTAATCCTACCCAATCACAAATAGATTCGTCATAGCATGCGTAATATTGCTTCTCCCATTCCATCCATTCCTCCGGAGGCTCGTAATTCCTCTCAATCACCTTCATCTCGTGAATGCGTTTCCTCAAAATTATCATGCTTTCATCGACCCAGCAGGATCCTCTATGGTCTGGCTCGTGGGAGTCTCTTCCAGCTGCAAAAACCATGGCCCTCAATCTTTTCCCATGCAAGAATCTCGTTTTGCCGAAGGAAAACGGTGGAGGAGGGAGTACTACCGAGAAACATCGAGATGTCGCTTCCATCCTGACCAAAGTGAACGATATATGTTTTGCTGAAAAGAAAGAACAATAAAGGAATGATGGATGCGGAGGAACTGCCTTCCatctatttatagattttaaaGTCATGATCTAAGGTTGGGGGGAACTTTACTGGATAATGGACGCGTGTCCCTAATTTCTCTGCATCTCACCGTCCCCctctaatattttattcctCGATATAAATCTTCGGACATTTCTCATTGGCCTTCTGCTTCTTGGAAAGGTTCTTAGAATAAGGCCAGCGCTTACATATTGATAGTACGATCattgattaaagaaaaaaaagaagaaaattcaaaCGTTATAAGTTATAACAACTAACAAGTTGGTGTTATTAATCTATTATTTGTTGTAGTTTGTACGTGTCTAGCACAATGCATGCCGTATTACCAGGTATATACATGTGAGCACTTATTATTATACTAAGAATGTGGCATCCAGATCGTGTCGCTGCATAACCAGGTGACGATTGTAATATTGCCACATGGCAAAGTTTCGATGCATATCAATAATCAAAGAGCCGAATGATATAGCCGCCGGCGTAAGCTTTTATCAAAGATATCTTAAGGCTAGGGACTCCAAATACCAAAAGAAACACCTTGTATCGGACAGCAAAACCCTTCGATTTTTGTGTCATCTGTTGCCTACACAAAAATATGGAAAGCTTTGTAAGCGACATGGGAGAATCCCAAAAACTTTGTTGAGACTTTAAGCTCACGCAAATGCATAACAGTAAAGCTATATGTCCTACCAGACTGTTAGGACCCAACATTTGGGTCTAACACAAAATCTCAATCAGAGAAACCAATTTGatatacttcttttttttatttcgcTTTCAACGAGTGTGATCAGTTTCGGCCTCAAGCGGCCGGGAAGGGAAAGATTCAAACTAGTCCGTTTACACTGCAGAGGCATGGTCCCCAACATATTGCATTTAGTTTTGGGGTTAAAACTTAAAACCAATATGTATTAGTTGCTACATACATCAATtgagaagggaaagaaaatacACATGAACAATATGTATGGCAAACATATCATAGAAGCTAGGAAAGAGTCCAGAATCTTGGGTAAAAGAAGTGAACCAGATCTTAATTAAGTTGTGAAAGACTGTCAACTTCATCAGTCATCATAGGAGGAATGAGGAGACGCAGTGCATCCAGGGTCAAAGGGATCTTCAGACCCACAACAATGCCAGTATTGAACAACTTTGCCGGAGTTGGGAGTATCCATGGTACCTCCTGCGTACACACTTTCAAACTTCCTCTTTGTTTCTCCTAAGGGAGTTGGGGATGGAAAAGAATGCAAAACGAATCCAAATCAAACGCCACAAGAAGAGCAAAAGCAGTGAGcacatataaaataacaaaGGAATCAGTATATATAGTAGTGGCAACTCTTGTTATGTTAATAATGTTTCACAAGCACAGATTCACAGATCATCATATACTCTGATCCAAACTTCACAAGAAATTCCAGAGCCAGAAAACCAAATTAC
This is a stretch of genomic DNA from Carya illinoinensis cultivar Pawnee chromosome 3, C.illinoinensisPawnee_v1, whole genome shotgun sequence. It encodes these proteins:
- the LOC122302572 gene encoding uncharacterized protein LOC122302572 gives rise to the protein MEATRVSSAAALHPWRPVISLPSPNCRRKQVGLTVNAGRSERNGRDYGGRLVDENMIVLRMRIREMKISETSQAEPPSNWMEWEKQYYRHYDEDVCEVIGQLQSYLMSIRPSLALGMAAVVTLSVPVSAGMFFLHVLEIAKAILAAAHV
- the LOC122302601 gene encoding uncharacterized protein LOC122302601 — encoded protein: MEATSRCFSVVLPPPPFSFGKTRFLHGKRLRAMVFAAGRDSHEPDHRGSCWVDESMIILRKRIHEMKVIERNYEPPEEWMEWEKQYYACYDESICDWVGLLQSYLMNTRPSLALGLLALVTLGVPTTTVMILLRLMEVANGFFSAVHHV